In Vibrio alginolyticus NBRC 15630 = ATCC 17749, one genomic interval encodes:
- a CDS encoding aspartate aminotransferase family protein: MTQNIKPTHFRSEGDVNTTPARQAWNASMDDERTQALLKRDSEVFLHQAMSTPCLDNLEAAEGIYIQDATGKKYMDFHGNNVHQLGYGHPHVIKRVQEQIAKLPFSPRRFTNETAIECAEKLTQICGGELNRVLFAPGGTSAVGMALKLARHITGNYKVVSLWDSFHGASLDAISVGGEACFRQGMGPLMAGVERIPPAVSYRGAFPVADGSDVHYADYLEYVIEKEGGVGAFIAEAVRNTDVQVPSKAYWKRIREICDKHNVMLIIDDIPNGMGRSGEWFTYQAYDIEPDMLCIGKGLGGGLVPIAAMVTKDKYNTAEQISMGHYTHEKSPIGCAAALATMEAIEQGGLLDKAKADSQFMREKLLEMKAKYPVIGDVRGIGMLWGIELVTDHESKARAYDEAEAVLYQCLNNGVSFKVSQGNVIQLSPPLIITREQLTEALAIFEEAIAKVCKDFNYF; encoded by the coding sequence ATGACTCAGAACATCAAACCGACCCATTTTCGTAGTGAAGGCGATGTCAACACGACACCGGCGCGCCAAGCTTGGAATGCATCGATGGACGACGAACGCACGCAAGCATTGTTGAAGCGTGATTCGGAGGTCTTTCTTCATCAAGCCATGTCGACGCCTTGCTTAGATAACTTGGAAGCAGCGGAAGGCATCTACATCCAAGATGCCACGGGCAAAAAGTACATGGACTTCCATGGCAATAACGTCCATCAATTGGGCTACGGTCACCCGCATGTGATTAAACGAGTGCAAGAGCAAATTGCCAAACTGCCGTTTTCACCACGTCGTTTTACCAACGAGACCGCGATTGAATGCGCCGAAAAACTCACCCAAATCTGTGGCGGCGAATTGAACCGCGTGCTGTTTGCTCCGGGTGGCACATCTGCGGTTGGCATGGCGCTTAAACTAGCGCGCCACATCACGGGCAACTACAAGGTGGTGTCTCTGTGGGATTCCTTCCACGGCGCATCATTGGATGCCATTTCAGTAGGTGGCGAAGCGTGTTTCCGCCAAGGCATGGGACCATTAATGGCAGGTGTTGAACGCATTCCACCAGCAGTGTCTTACCGTGGTGCTTTCCCAGTTGCCGACGGTAGCGATGTGCATTATGCCGACTACCTTGAATACGTGATTGAGAAAGAAGGCGGCGTGGGCGCATTTATCGCAGAAGCGGTCCGCAACACGGATGTTCAAGTGCCGAGTAAAGCCTACTGGAAACGCATCCGCGAAATCTGTGACAAACACAATGTCATGCTGATCATCGACGACATCCCTAACGGCATGGGTCGCAGCGGTGAATGGTTTACCTACCAAGCCTACGACATCGAGCCAGATATGCTCTGCATCGGTAAAGGTTTAGGCGGAGGCCTAGTGCCTATCGCAGCCATGGTAACCAAAGACAAATACAACACCGCCGAGCAAATCTCCATGGGTCACTACACTCATGAGAAAAGCCCTATCGGTTGTGCTGCAGCACTGGCAACCATGGAAGCCATTGAGCAAGGCGGCTTACTAGATAAAGCCAAAGCCGACAGCCAGTTCATGCGTGAAAAGCTGCTAGAGATGAAAGCCAAATACCCAGTGATTGGTGATGTGCGTGGCATCGGCATGTTATGGGGAATTGAACTGGTTACTGACCACGAAAGCAAAGCACGCGCGTATGACGAAGCGGAAGCTGTGCTGTACCAATGCCTCAACAATGGGGTGAGCTTCAAGGTATCGCAAGGTAACGTGATTCAACTCAGCCCACCGCTGATCATCACCCGCGAACAACTGACAGAAGCGTTGGCGATCTTCGAAGAAGCGATCGCCAAAGTGTGTAAAGACTTTAACTACTTCTAA
- the phnW gene encoding 2-aminoethylphosphonate--pyruvate transaminase — translation MKNEYLLLTPGPLSTSESVREAMLKDWCTWDDEYNKDIVEVIRTKLVKLATNQDGYTSVLMQGSGTASVEATIGSAIGKDGKLLVVDNGAYGARIAQIADYLNIPCHVVSPGETSQPHLNEVETALASDPAITHVAIVHCETTTGMLNPIEAFASAAKAHGKVVILDAMSSFGGIPIDIAELGIDFMISSANKCIQGVPGFGFVIAKQTELEKCQGQARSLSLDLYDQWHCMEVNHGKWRFTSPTHTVRAFYQALLELEQEGGIEARHNRYQTNQKTLVAGMRSLGFEPLLSDDLHSPIITSFYSPTHSDYQFKAFYTRLKEQGFVIYPGKVSNADCFRIGNIGEVYPADIERLIGAIEKAMYWQVA, via the coding sequence ATGAAAAACGAATACCTACTACTGACTCCTGGCCCTTTATCCACTTCTGAAAGCGTTCGTGAAGCCATGCTTAAAGACTGGTGTACTTGGGATGATGAATACAACAAAGACATTGTCGAAGTGATCCGCACTAAGCTTGTAAAACTGGCAACCAACCAAGACGGCTACACCAGCGTACTAATGCAAGGCAGCGGCACTGCGTCGGTAGAAGCCACGATTGGCAGCGCCATTGGCAAAGATGGAAAATTGTTGGTTGTCGACAACGGTGCTTACGGTGCGCGTATCGCCCAGATCGCTGATTACCTAAATATTCCATGCCATGTTGTTTCCCCAGGCGAAACATCACAGCCACACTTGAACGAGGTGGAAACTGCATTGGCATCGGACCCTGCTATCACACACGTGGCGATTGTTCACTGTGAGACAACCACTGGCATGCTTAACCCAATTGAGGCATTTGCTTCTGCGGCAAAAGCGCACGGTAAAGTGGTGATTCTCGATGCCATGTCGAGCTTCGGCGGGATTCCTATCGATATCGCAGAACTAGGCATCGATTTTATGATCAGCTCTGCAAACAAATGTATTCAAGGCGTGCCGGGCTTTGGCTTTGTGATTGCGAAACAAACGGAACTCGAAAAGTGCCAAGGTCAGGCACGTTCTTTGAGCCTTGATCTTTACGACCAGTGGCACTGCATGGAAGTGAACCACGGCAAATGGCGTTTCACGTCTCCTACGCACACGGTTCGCGCTTTCTACCAAGCATTACTAGAGCTGGAACAAGAAGGCGGCATTGAGGCTCGTCATAACCGTTACCAAACTAACCAGAAAACACTGGTTGCAGGTATGCGCTCTCTTGGTTTCGAACCGCTACTGAGTGATGACCTTCACTCGCCAATCATCACTTCTTTCTACTCTCCAACACACAGTGATTACCAATTCAAAGCGTTCTACACGCGTTTGAAAGAGCAAGGCTTCGTGATTTATCCGGGTAAAGTATCGAACGCAGATTGCTTCCGTATCGGCAACATTGGTGAAGTTTACCCAGCAGATATCGAGCGCTTAATCGGTGCGATTGAAAAAGCAATGTACTGGCAAGTTGCGTAA
- a CDS encoding putative 2-aminoethylphosphonate ABC transporter substrate-binding protein, whose product MMKNRLMKGSLAALVSLLATNAMAAQEVTVYTAFETDILAKYKSAFEKDNPDIKIKWVRDSTGIMTAKLLAEKNNPQAEVVWGLAGSSMALLKDEGLLKPYTPKGLEELHANLNDPQSNQAWFGNDAFFNAVCFNEAVAKQLNLPKPTSWEDLTKPVYKGHIAMPNPASSGTGYMQVSAWLQNMGEDQAWNYMRDLDKNIAHYTHSGSKPCVQAGMGEVAIGISMASRGAKLKTQGAPLAVITPKGIGWESEAVGLVKESDAAKRVVDWSISKAANELYVEMYPVVAHKEVKATVSNFPNVQENMAKMDFAQMGSKRAEILAAWSEKFDAKSEPKS is encoded by the coding sequence ATGATGAAAAACCGTTTGATGAAAGGATCGCTGGCTGCGCTTGTCTCTCTGCTTGCTACCAATGCAATGGCTGCACAGGAAGTGACGGTTTACACCGCTTTCGAAACTGACATTCTTGCTAAATACAAGTCTGCGTTTGAGAAAGACAACCCAGATATCAAGATTAAGTGGGTTCGTGATTCAACAGGTATCATGACGGCGAAATTGCTGGCAGAAAAGAATAACCCTCAAGCAGAAGTGGTTTGGGGTCTTGCTGGCTCGTCAATGGCACTGCTTAAAGATGAAGGTCTTCTTAAGCCTTACACACCAAAAGGTTTGGAAGAGCTGCACGCGAATCTAAACGACCCTCAATCAAACCAAGCTTGGTTCGGTAACGATGCGTTCTTTAACGCAGTTTGTTTCAACGAAGCGGTTGCCAAACAACTTAACCTGCCTAAGCCAACGTCTTGGGAAGACCTCACTAAGCCAGTTTATAAAGGTCACATTGCTATGCCTAACCCAGCTTCTTCAGGTACTGGTTACATGCAGGTGTCTGCTTGGTTACAAAACATGGGTGAAGATCAGGCATGGAACTACATGCGTGACTTAGACAAAAACATTGCTCACTACACACACTCTGGTTCTAAGCCATGTGTTCAGGCGGGTATGGGCGAAGTGGCTATCGGTATCTCTATGGCAAGTCGCGGCGCGAAGCTGAAAACACAAGGTGCACCACTAGCGGTTATCACACCAAAAGGCATCGGCTGGGAATCAGAAGCGGTTGGTCTAGTAAAAGAGTCTGATGCAGCGAAACGTGTTGTCGACTGGTCAATCTCTAAAGCGGCAAACGAGCTTTACGTAGAAATGTACCCAGTGGTTGCACATAAAGAAGTGAAAGCGACTGTATCTAACTTCCCGAATGTTCAAGAGAACATGGCGAAGATGGACTTCGCGCAAATGGGCAGCAAGCGTGCAGAGATTCTAGCGGCATGGTCTGAGAAGTTCGACGCGAAATCAGAGCCAAAGTCTTAA
- a CDS encoding putative 2-aminoethylphosphonate ABC transporter ATP-binding protein, whose amino-acid sequence MSTNQHYLNIENVVKQFGQFTALKKISLAIEKGEFVCFLGPSGCGKTTLLRAIAGLDLPTSGAIFQNGQETTFLPPEKRDFGIVFQSYALFPNLTVQENIAVGLKNQGMSTKEALEKVDYWLETIGLPTSGEKFPNQLSGGQQQRVALARALALSPGLLLLDEPLSALDAKVRVHLRDEICKLQRQLGITTIMVTHDQDEALSMADRIVVMNHGVIEQVGTPQEIYQQPATRFVAEFVGSMNFIETSVATDSQIRIAETLMPAPSLTNRKIERGDRFDLAVRPESIKFVENYNNSLPVRVTATEFLGAFFRIDCVLQNDSSTKTIVVDVPVETVQKLNIKAGDVRYIQFAEEGLHGYAVPSVDKALAA is encoded by the coding sequence ATGTCAACTAACCAACATTACCTAAATATCGAAAATGTAGTGAAGCAATTCGGACAGTTCACTGCATTAAAGAAAATCTCGCTAGCGATTGAAAAGGGCGAGTTCGTTTGTTTTCTTGGTCCTTCTGGCTGCGGTAAAACCACTCTGCTACGTGCCATTGCAGGTTTAGACTTGCCAACGTCTGGTGCGATTTTTCAAAACGGTCAAGAGACCACATTCCTACCACCAGAGAAGCGCGATTTCGGCATCGTATTCCAATCTTATGCTTTGTTTCCGAACCTAACTGTGCAAGAGAATATTGCAGTGGGTTTGAAGAACCAAGGTATGTCGACCAAAGAAGCGCTAGAGAAAGTAGATTACTGGTTAGAAACCATTGGTCTTCCAACCTCTGGCGAGAAATTCCCTAACCAACTTTCTGGTGGTCAACAGCAGCGTGTAGCACTCGCTCGCGCATTAGCGTTGTCTCCGGGTCTACTGCTACTTGATGAGCCGCTGTCAGCGCTGGATGCAAAAGTACGTGTTCACTTACGTGACGAGATTTGTAAGCTGCAACGTCAGCTTGGCATCACCACCATCATGGTTACGCACGATCAGGACGAAGCGCTGTCGATGGCGGATCGTATCGTGGTAATGAACCATGGCGTGATTGAGCAAGTCGGCACACCTCAAGAGATCTACCAACAACCAGCCACGCGCTTTGTCGCTGAGTTTGTCGGCAGCATGAACTTTATTGAAACCTCAGTCGCAACGGATTCCCAAATACGCATTGCAGAAACCTTAATGCCAGCGCCAAGCTTGACCAATCGTAAGATCGAACGTGGTGACCGCTTCGACCTTGCGGTGCGTCCTGAAAGCATCAAGTTTGTTGAAAACTACAACAACTCTTTACCAGTGCGAGTTACCGCAACCGAGTTTCTGGGGGCGTTTTTCCGCATTGATTGTGTATTGCAAAACGACAGCTCAACGAAAACCATCGTAGTGGATGTGCCCGTGGAAACGGTTCAAAAACTCAATATCAAAGCGGGCGATGTACGTTACATCCAGTTTGCTGAAGAAGGGCTGCATGGTTACGCCGTGCCCTCGGTTGATAAAGCGCTAGCGGCGTAG
- a CDS encoding putative 2-aminoethylphosphonate ABC transporter permease subunit, translating into MDAKTMTMNSLTTQDKAKSLLGRVSRDNLVLFGLLAGLSTMMVLFILMPLWAMLTKSVQNANGEFVGLANFATYFSSSSLWVSVGNTFTLGVIVTSVVGVLAFGYAYALTRSCMPFKGLFQILGTAPILAPSLLPAISLIFLFGNQGIAKEMLLGNSIYGVIGISMGLIFWTFPHALMILTTSLRTSDARLYEAARALKTSPIKTFFMVTLPAAKYGLISTLIVVFTLVITDFGVPKVIGGSYNVLATDIFKQVVGQQNFAMGAVTSIMLLFPAVMAFGADRWVQKKQKSLFDTRSVPYQPEPNKARDSICLVYCCIISIAVLAVLGMAVYGSLVTFWPWNKALTLNNYNFAEMSTYGWSPFFNSLTLAGWTAVIGTAIIFVGAYCIEKGRAFGPIRQVMQMLSVVPMAVPGMVLGLGYIFYFNDANNPLNVLYGTMAFLVINTVVHYYTVGHMTALTALKQLPSEIEATAASVKLPQYKLFFKVTLPVCLPAILDIATYLFVNALTTTSAVVFLYSTDTIPASVSILNMDDAGQTGAAAAMAVMIMIAAAIAKIVQMTLGKLLENRTQAWRKR; encoded by the coding sequence ATGGATGCGAAGACAATGACGATGAATAGCCTGACCACACAAGACAAAGCAAAATCCTTACTCGGACGTGTTAGCCGCGACAACCTTGTGTTGTTCGGTTTGCTCGCTGGTTTGTCGACCATGATGGTGCTGTTCATCTTAATGCCGCTTTGGGCAATGTTGACCAAGAGTGTGCAAAATGCCAATGGCGAATTTGTTGGATTGGCAAACTTTGCGACGTACTTTTCCTCTTCAAGCTTGTGGGTGTCGGTGGGCAACACCTTCACTTTGGGCGTGATTGTAACCTCGGTGGTGGGTGTACTTGCGTTTGGGTATGCCTACGCGCTGACTCGTTCATGCATGCCGTTTAAAGGTTTGTTCCAAATCTTAGGTACTGCGCCAATCCTTGCGCCTTCGTTGTTGCCGGCGATCAGTTTGATCTTCCTTTTCGGTAATCAAGGTATTGCCAAAGAAATGCTGTTGGGAAACTCGATTTATGGCGTAATTGGTATCTCGATGGGTTTGATCTTCTGGACCTTTCCTCATGCATTGATGATCTTAACCACGTCGCTGCGCACTTCAGATGCCCGCTTGTATGAAGCAGCCCGCGCACTGAAAACTTCACCCATCAAAACCTTCTTTATGGTGACGTTACCTGCGGCGAAATACGGTTTGATCAGTACGCTTATCGTCGTTTTTACACTGGTTATCACGGACTTTGGTGTGCCGAAAGTGATTGGTGGCAGCTATAACGTTCTGGCGACTGACATCTTCAAGCAAGTTGTGGGACAGCAAAACTTTGCCATGGGTGCGGTAACCAGCATTATGTTGTTATTCCCTGCGGTAATGGCGTTCGGTGCAGACCGCTGGGTACAGAAAAAACAAAAGAGCTTATTCGACACGCGCTCGGTGCCTTATCAGCCAGAACCCAACAAAGCGCGCGACAGCATTTGTTTGGTTTACTGCTGCATCATTTCTATCGCAGTGTTGGCTGTGCTTGGCATGGCGGTGTATGGCTCGTTAGTTACGTTCTGGCCTTGGAACAAAGCGCTGACGCTAAACAACTACAACTTTGCTGAAATGAGCACCTACGGTTGGAGCCCATTCTTCAACTCGTTAACGCTGGCAGGTTGGACGGCAGTTATTGGTACAGCCATCATCTTTGTCGGTGCTTACTGCATTGAGAAAGGACGTGCGTTTGGTCCAATTCGTCAAGTGATGCAAATGCTTAGCGTGGTGCCAATGGCGGTTCCTGGTATGGTGCTTGGCTTGGGTTACATCTTTTACTTCAATGATGCGAACAATCCTTTGAACGTGCTTTATGGCACCATGGCATTCTTGGTGATTAACACGGTAGTCCATTACTACACAGTAGGTCACATGACTGCCCTGACAGCGCTAAAGCAGTTGCCATCGGAGATTGAAGCCACGGCGGCATCGGTGAAGCTTCCTCAATACAAGTTGTTCTTTAAAGTGACATTACCTGTGTGTTTACCTGCGATTTTGGACATTGCGACTTACTTGTTTGTTAATGCATTGACCACCACTTCTGCGGTAGTATTCCTTTACTCAACCGATACGATTCCGGCTTCGGTCTCGATTCTGAATATGGACGATGCAGGTCAAACTGGCGCTGCAGCGGCAATGGCGGTGATGATCATGATTGCTGCCGCAATTGCGAAGATTGTTCAGATGACTTTGGGTAAATTGTTAGAGAATCGCACACAAGCTTGGCGCAAAAGATAA
- the phnR gene encoding phosphonate utilization transcriptional regulator PhnR translates to MQYVKIKDSIVEQIEAGMLSPRQKLPAERKLAESFDTTRVTLREALSLLEAEGRIYREDRRGWFISPEPLRYDPTQTLNFPNMAKAQNRVPKTELVAAKGTLANKQAARLLDLQPFSDVYRVDRVRYLEDRPVVFVTNYIRPELFPNLLDYDLSNSLTDIYRDHYGVTYQKIRYRISTSTLLGEMAQALRATAGTPAMVVERINYNQHGELIDCDIEYWRHDAISIESLAELNR, encoded by the coding sequence GTGCAATACGTAAAAATTAAAGATTCGATTGTTGAACAGATTGAAGCGGGCATGCTATCGCCGCGTCAAAAACTGCCAGCAGAGCGTAAGTTGGCGGAGTCGTTCGATACTACACGCGTCACTCTGCGTGAAGCTTTATCACTGCTGGAAGCAGAAGGTCGAATCTATCGCGAAGATCGCCGAGGTTGGTTTATCTCACCTGAGCCATTGCGTTACGACCCAACCCAAACGCTGAACTTCCCGAACATGGCGAAAGCGCAAAATCGTGTGCCAAAAACGGAGTTGGTCGCAGCAAAAGGAACGTTGGCAAACAAACAAGCCGCGCGCTTGCTGGACTTGCAGCCTTTCTCGGACGTGTATCGAGTCGACCGAGTGCGATACCTTGAAGATAGACCTGTGGTATTCGTAACAAACTACATTCGCCCAGAGCTGTTTCCGAACCTGCTGGACTACGATTTATCAAATTCACTGACGGACATTTACCGCGATCATTATGGCGTGACGTATCAAAAGATTCGCTACCGCATTTCAACCAGTACTTTGTTGGGTGAAATGGCTCAGGCATTGCGTGCGACAGCCGGTACGCCAGCGATGGTAGTGGAGCGCATCAACTACAACCAGCATGGTGAGTTGATTGATTGCGATATCGAGTATTGGCGACACGATGCCATCAGCATTGAATCTCTGGCGGAACTCAATCGTTAA
- a CDS encoding EamA family transporter produces MDLLAIGLVVFSAVLHAGWNILGKSNSGSGLAFTMAASFSACFILTPYLIWYLATIGWTSLPSEFWGLLFISGISQMVYLVGLIVAYKHADVGVVYPIARALPVMMVGAISVALGHELSSQQWLGFLLITLGCMLVPLTNFRQMTLSSYLNVGVFWALIAAIGTTGYSVVDKEALSLLTGQASEILNDQYSAIFYLGVQFWAIGIPALVWCLVTGKPDEIKTAWHIRKIASMAGVMMASTYGLVLFAMTMTDNVSLVVALRQISIVFGLFMGIWFLSEKWYLTRGLGVTSIVAGIILALAY; encoded by the coding sequence ATGGATTTGTTGGCGATTGGTCTCGTCGTTTTTTCTGCTGTTCTCCATGCGGGCTGGAATATCCTTGGTAAAAGCAACTCAGGTTCTGGACTTGCGTTTACTATGGCCGCCAGCTTTTCAGCATGTTTCATTCTTACCCCTTATTTGATTTGGTATTTGGCAACCATTGGCTGGACATCATTACCGAGTGAGTTTTGGGGATTGCTGTTCATTAGCGGCATTTCACAAATGGTCTATCTGGTCGGCTTGATTGTCGCTTATAAGCACGCAGACGTGGGCGTGGTTTATCCGATTGCTCGGGCACTGCCTGTGATGATGGTCGGCGCAATCAGTGTGGCATTAGGGCATGAATTATCCAGTCAGCAGTGGCTTGGATTCTTGCTGATAACCCTTGGTTGTATGCTGGTACCACTGACGAACTTTCGTCAGATGACGCTGAGCTCTTATTTGAATGTCGGTGTGTTCTGGGCATTAATTGCCGCAATAGGCACAACGGGTTACTCCGTGGTTGATAAAGAAGCGCTGAGTTTACTCACAGGACAAGCATCAGAGATCTTGAATGATCAGTACAGTGCAATCTTCTATTTGGGCGTGCAGTTTTGGGCAATTGGTATTCCTGCCCTTGTGTGGTGCTTGGTTACGGGCAAGCCAGATGAGATTAAGACAGCCTGGCATATCCGAAAAATAGCCAGCATGGCAGGGGTAATGATGGCATCCACCTACGGCTTGGTGCTGTTTGCGATGACCATGACCGACAACGTGAGTTTGGTCGTAGCACTAAGGCAAATCAGTATTGTGTTTGGATTGTTTATGGGGATTTGGTTTTTGTCTGAGAAATGGTATCTCACCCGAGGGCTTGGCGTTACTTCTATCGTGGCGGGGATCATTCTCGCGCTTGCGTATTGA
- a CDS encoding outer membrane beta-barrel protein, translated as MRYSFITALVLSAFSLSANAETSEHIIGTNIGYGDVNYDAPTSKESGDMFLGEIYYRYMPTHNFGIEAGYKGAFDGIGSILVSPISEVTDTSFSGPRLSGYASYPLGSGFELYGKAGVTLYTLEYTYKMNGQSKNIEHSSVGGEAAGGIGWSYKHFGLNAEYVYSKNSDFDSSGVMFGAQLRF; from the coding sequence ATGCGTTATTCATTCATTACTGCTTTAGTGTTGTCGGCTTTTTCTTTGTCAGCCAATGCAGAAACCAGTGAGCACATCATAGGTACAAACATTGGCTATGGCGATGTGAACTACGATGCGCCGACAAGCAAAGAATCAGGCGACATGTTCTTAGGTGAAATATATTACCGCTACATGCCAACACATAACTTTGGTATCGAAGCAGGTTATAAAGGCGCGTTTGACGGTATCGGCTCGATACTCGTGAGTCCGATTTCAGAAGTCACCGATACGAGCTTCTCCGGACCTCGCTTGAGTGGCTATGCTAGCTATCCTCTGGGTTCAGGTTTCGAACTGTACGGCAAGGCAGGTGTCACTCTCTACACTCTCGAATACACTTATAAAATGAACGGTCAGAGCAAGAACATCGAACACTCAAGTGTCGGAGGTGAAGCGGCTGGCGGTATCGGCTGGAGCTATAAACACTTTGGTTTGAATGCAGAATATGTGTACTCAAAAAACAGCGATTTTGACTCTAGCGGCGTGATGTTTGGTGCGCAACTGCGTTTTTAA
- a CDS encoding VirK/YbjX family protein, with translation MTANKSIFYHSKSIYSDDYADVYKPIWTYRAKFILRALYYKRAFKHLSDNIESSLLELLCTRTHRFLEKPFRPYIIKNNSAFDRSNLVVDHYKTISELFSKQTIEEIYTDSKGLTLASFEIDEILYSVRLVYEARYQKEGDMSLVLHSAEDGNFYTLSFTLGHIESGRSIMIGGLQGPRSSEENNAKIKKLTRKLYGQRPKSLMVSLLTLLAQIWEVNTILAVKTQSHTYAAKRYSKGRIKTDYDALWQELGGTEYNRHFYSIDVNAPRRDIEGMSRSKRSMYRRRYEWLDNTKVTFEQILKGEQAKS, from the coding sequence ATGACCGCGAACAAATCCATTTTTTACCATAGCAAATCGATTTACTCAGATGATTATGCTGATGTCTACAAGCCAATTTGGACCTACAGAGCTAAGTTCATCTTACGTGCGCTTTATTACAAACGTGCATTTAAGCACCTTTCAGACAATATTGAATCGTCATTGTTAGAGTTGCTTTGTACACGTACGCATCGGTTTTTAGAGAAACCGTTTCGTCCGTATATCATCAAAAACAACTCAGCGTTCGATCGTTCTAACTTGGTAGTTGATCACTATAAAACTATTTCAGAACTGTTTTCTAAACAAACAATCGAAGAAATCTACACAGACTCGAAAGGCCTAACATTAGCCTCTTTTGAAATTGACGAAATCCTGTACTCGGTGAGATTAGTATACGAAGCACGTTATCAAAAAGAAGGCGATATGAGCCTAGTGCTGCACAGCGCTGAAGATGGCAACTTCTACACGCTCTCTTTTACGCTCGGTCACATCGAATCTGGACGCAGCATTATGATTGGCGGCTTACAAGGACCGCGAAGCAGTGAAGAAAACAACGCGAAAATTAAAAAGCTAACTCGTAAGCTTTACGGACAGAGACCAAAAAGCTTGATGGTGAGCTTGCTCACTTTGCTCGCACAAATTTGGGAAGTGAACACGATTCTAGCAGTGAAAACGCAGTCCCATACTTACGCAGCTAAGCGCTACAGCAAAGGGCGAATCAAAACGGATTACGATGCACTCTGGCAAGAATTGGGCGGCACCGAATACAATCGTCATTTTTACTCAATTGATGTAAATGCACCCCGTCGAGATATCGAAGGCATGTCGCGCTCTAAGCGTTCGATGTATCGTCGCCGTTATGAATGGCTAGACAACACCAAGGTCACTTTCGAACAAATATTAAAAGGCGAGCAAGCTAAAAGCTAA
- a CDS encoding DUF3316 domain-containing protein, whose product MKRLTTLASTIALIAAPSMALAGGYQWTNDTETIHGDVMDSKQAAYEMGRDMIQSYQNKSSGQLRDEFTSLTTYVDRQSFSITDSKVMVNEFLQSDGQVVYQPILNVQYEYRMRDTGKY is encoded by the coding sequence ATGAAACGCTTAACAACTTTAGCAAGTACGATTGCTCTGATTGCTGCACCTTCTATGGCTCTTGCTGGTGGTTATCAGTGGACAAACGATACCGAAACTATCCATGGCGACGTAATGGATAGCAAACAAGCGGCTTATGAAATGGGCCGAGACATGATCCAAAGCTACCAAAATAAATCATCTGGACAACTCCGTGATGAGTTTACGAGCCTTACAACGTATGTTGATCGCCAATCGTTTTCTATCACTGACTCAAAAGTCATGGTAAATGAGTTCTTGCAAAGTGACGGGCAAGTTGTTTACCAGCCTATTCTCAATGTTCAATACGAGTACCGCATGCGTGATACCGGTAAATACTAA